In Mus musculus strain C57BL/6J chromosome 15, GRCm38.p6 C57BL/6J, the genomic stretch CCTATCCATTAGGAGGAAACATCTATCACCTATCACAGCTCCCCAGGTTCGCTGAAAGTTAAAAACCACAACAAAGTTACTAGTGAAGTTTATATAGATAAGCCCagtcaatatatttttaaaagatgtatttattttatttatatgattacactgttgctgtcttcagacacaccagaagagggcatcggatccgattaccatgtggttgctgggaattgaactcaggacctctggaagagcaatcagtgttcttaagcactgaaccatctctccagccccccaatcaatatttatcttctgtcctagcacctataataaatcgttAGTTCCTTTTTTATAACCTTTGGTTAATTATTTTACagcctcttggaatgtgctctgaatagtgGAAACTTTGGTCACTACTTAAGAGGCAATTAACTGGTAACACatgggagactgacagagttctcattgcagttttgacacatcagaaaaggatctaatagcagtcccactataaaagagcttaataatcactgatataattttaggaattcttataagaTCATCACTTagaattaagaagtcatctatttgtccataggcatcactacaagacagtatatCTTTGTAGATCTACAGAGATCTGCTCGAAAggggtgggctaatacctagtgacTGTTATATATGGTTaacaataacaagaaaagcatattaataggaatctttcctaaaatgattttctcctgggctttctttgcGTGTCGGAGCTTCGTTGTAGATATAATTTAAAGCAAAGTCatttcaggaagatcacctgctagttattagcttgtcctgtGATGACTCCTGACAcacctcaaatgatccaattGAGAAAAATCCCTCAGAGGCATGCCTAGCTGTTTGGATTTTAGTTGATTACAGATgcagtcaggttgacaaccaagattatcTATCCTAGTCCTGAAACGAGACCTTGGATTTGAGGGACAACAGCACTAGTCCATCAATGTCTTTATGACAAAGATCAGGACCTACTCCCAAATGAGGACAAGGGTGAATGCGAGATCTGAAGTCATAATATGCGGAACAGCATGTTGCCTTGAGTCATGACAGTACTAACTTACTCCAGACGAGGCAGGATTAAAAAGATAAAGTCAATTATGGGGACCTGGGGAGAGAAAGGAACCCCTAACTCAGGAGCATGGCTGAAGCCTCTCAGGGGTTAAAggcgctggctgctcttgcagaggacctgggttcagctcccagcacacaCTCGGCAGTTTACaaacaattatctgtaactccagttccagttctggcctcctcaggctcaCATGCTCATGGTCCATATGCAGACAAGCAGAATCAAAGTAAACCTTTCTTTAAAATAGTCCAACACAGTAGACATTAGTTTATGCCCATTCTGCCTTTCCTATTGAAAACCTGCGGTTGCCCAGGACTCTTGCCAGAAatttcatttgtataaaagaTCCCTGTGTGTAACGCTAGTGGCTCCTAGTTTTATCTTATAAAGGTATAATCCCACCCAgagttatcttttatttttactccTCAAGAAGGTCAAagtgagaggccaaacctactccatcttggaaTTGGCCtctatcttaaaagaaaaaaaggaagggcggggggggggggaagcccaAGAACTTGGCCAGAAGCTGCACCCAAGCTGCTCTTAAGTACCAGGAAAACCCCTATGGCTTGTCCTTGgccagagttactccctagctactcCCAAACAACAGTTAATTAAAGATTAGTCTGATCGTTTCAGATGCACTTTTAGACATTCGTTATTGTATACAGTCTTGCTTCAGAGCATCCTCCTGTCAGCTTACAGTAGACATTcagttagatgcttgccaggtTGGACCCTCCTCACTTACTTCCATTTCCTATGAAACCTTGTCCCGATGAGAGCTCAGGGCTGCTTCACCAAGCCGTCCAGTGGGGCTGGCAGTGAGTAAGCCCAAATTCAAGtttgtaataaagagaccctagtgTGACTACATTGGAAacagctccttggtggtcttttgaggTTCATGAGTGCTTCCTGGCACAacataagaaagaaaaggttgggctgaagagatggcttagcggttaagagcactgactgttcttctgtcttctgaaggttctgaggtcaaatcccagcaaccacatggtggcgcacaaccatccataatgagatctgacaccctcttctggtgtgtctttgggccagagcaagcggggctgagcagaggtcctgagttcaagtcccagcaactacatgatggctcacaactatctgtacagctacagtgtactcatatacataaaaataaacaaacaaatctttaaaacaaacaaaacccttttaatttaaagagaggaagagagagagagagaaagaaagaaacaaacaaacaaacaaaaggtttcTTAGCAAAACTTTGCTATATAACTTGAGAGCCACCAAGATGATCTTACAGGGTCTGCTTAGATCCAACACAACCCAAACACCAAgtcaatacagaaaacaaaaatttatCGTAACCAAACCACTACTGTTTGAATAGACTTGGAAGCTGGAGTATGATATGCcgacccctccctcctccccactgaaCCAGAATGTTACAGAAATTTTAAGCCTAAAACCCACAAACATCAGTACCTGattgttgtggatttggtttaatGTTTGCATTATGTTATTTGGGTTCCCAAAATTACACACGAATCTGCATGTCTGCCATCTGCATTGAGGGTTCCTGCCCCTgttggctttgattggtaaaGCTGTCCATGGCCAATGGCTGTGCAGGGAGACagatgtgaggagtgggtgtggcggcaatcccaagaaggcgccagggactgcagctaagtcgtatgacttgcacctgacttcctcatataagccacaaacatcttgagagctgcgcaggtgtaccaggataccggtgaatccattttgatggagatatgcccctgctgccctgattagctgaagctgcgtgcctggtgaggtggcgtggcctgctgtgcgtggatgggaactgagagtataaaagagtgagaggcccagggttcgggggagatataaacaagggagatataaacaagggagatataaacaagaagaaacaggactgaataaacatctgcagaaggatcctgttgcagcgtcgttcttcctggccagttgggagTGCACAACAGACAGAGGGTTCCCGGGAAAGGACAGaggatggagaaaggaaaacaacCAACATGCTGGGTTAGGAGAAGGTCCAGGACTGAGAAGTATAGAGCAGAGAGACTGCCAACATGTAAGAGTCGGGGATCATGGCCCTGGAGGGTGTCAGGCCTGGGTCTGGGGTGTCCAGGATGGAGTATAGATTTTATTAAGTAATAATTAAGGAATATCAGAGGGGGGAGTGTGCTAGCCATGTGGAGGATTGAAGTGGCTCAGTCATTGAGTTGATTAAGGCATATTTAAATATCaggctggccaggcagtggtggtgcacgcctttgatcccagcacttgggaggcagaagcaggtggatttctgagttagaggccagcctggtctacagagtgagttccaggacagcagggttgtacagagaaaccctgcctcaaaaaagccaaaaaataaaagtaaaaataaataaataaataaataaataaataaataaataaaaggctgcATGTGTGTGCCCTTCATTCAGAAATCCAGAATATTGAGGTGGGTAGTGAGGAATGTGAGGCTATTAGAGCTTCGTGAACCACTACTGCTACACCCAGTTATAGTGACATTTTCCCACCAATCAGGATTCAGGGAAGGGAGACTTTCCTATGAACATTTCCTTATGTAGTACATTTATTCTGTTCTGATTGGTTGGGTTGGTGTCTAAGAGTCATCACAGCAACCACTTAGACACTGATCTTCATCAAAGTAGGGATTGCTTATTGAGCACTACACCCCAAGATTGATTGATCGGAGCCAGAGACCAGACTCGGGTGCTGGCAGTGACATTGAGTTAAGATTCTATAGGGCCTTTAAGCCTAAAATCACAAACATATGTATCAAGTTATTCCaacaatcaggatttagggataggggacaTCCTTTGGAACATGGTTTTGTTGTACACTTATCATGCTCCCATTGGATGGGGTATTCAACTAGAGCAGGAGACTTGCACTGCCTATCATTCATGTCATAACTTGCCAGCCAGGATGCCAGTTACCCACCGACATGTCTCTTTCAGCCAAGTAGGATGCCAATTTCCAGGAAGGTCTTGGTAACTTAAACTTCATTTGacccctactcaaaatggaagtcttattccaaattcTGGAGAGCTCTTAGTGCTACTTCAAGGATACTGGCAAGAATTTGACACTGGGCTAGGACTCAAGAAAGTAGGCTCAAGATCTTGATCATTTTGAGAAGTCCCTGAATAACACCTGACTTTGTTTATTTCTTGACTATCTTTGTTTATGCTTGTTTGAACCTTACATACTTTGTTTATGCCCTAGGACTGGCCACATTCTTTCTTTGTACCTAGAATGATATAGAAgtagattggggaaaaaaaaaaaaaaaaaaaaaaacctggcatcagcttcagcactggctggagtcaggTTATAGTGtcgtctaattgtctttttcttttcaatcctcactccctcTCTTGAGACCCtgctgactgactgagctggcttgatcACCAAATAGCTTCTTATATTGGGCAGGTGACTCTTTTATtttggggtccatcccaggggcaaAAACATAAAAGATTATTTCACATAGATGCAGGAAGTGCTGCAGGGTGGTTGGTTCAGGTCCAATCTTATTGTGGCTAACTATATAAAGCAATTCTaactgacttctttttttaaattaattaatttattatatgtaagtacactgtaattgtcttcagacactccagaagagagtatcagatctcattacagatggttgtgagccaccatgtggttgctgggatttgaactcaggacctttggaagagcagttggcgttcttaaccgctaagccatctcaccagcccctaactGACTTCTGATGTGATTGGCTTCCAGTAACATCAaaacacagaacataacagaatctgCATTCAAACAgagcatgagaaagtttcctagtaacagcaaaTGAGAAAATTTCCTTGTACCACCCGTAATGGCACACAATGCCAGGCTACGTAGGTAATAGTTACTTGGCCTTACATTGTACCTAGGCCGTATCAGGATGGTTTAATTACTGTGGCAGGGTATCTTGTCTAGCATTCACGTCTCAACTTGTCCATCAGGATATCAGTTAACCATGTGCATGCCTCTTCTGCCAggcaggatgtcagttacccagggAAGTCTTAGGAAGTTAAACATTATTTGACCTCCACTCAAAATGGCTTCAATTTGGTTCCTTCTTATGATGGAACATGGTACTAATGCACCATGTCATCCCTGTGAAACCTCCACCCATTTCTCTTGCATCCCTTATTCCTTCCCTGAGCACCTTTCTTTCAGCTTTTAATTTAAGGCTCACCCACAAATTCCTTTGTGCATCAAGACCAAGGATCTGGTGGTACACCGGTGGATATTCCTACTAAAGATATATTTTTGAAGATGCAGTCCAAGCCTGGCTTATCAGACAGGAAATGATCACCAGGTTGTGATCTACACGAACTATatccagtcctggcattccagCAGAAGTAAGCCAAAACCCACTACAGGAAATGGCTTCCACTTCTGGACTAAAAGAAGGGCAGGGCAGCCCCTACCCACCATTGATTTCTCATCTCCTGGGCTTCCCCACCACAAGCAAGTGCTCCTTGGAAGTGCCCTGTGCTGATGTGTGCTTGATGATGCTTCTTCACACGCATGAGGCCCTGGATTCCTATCCACCAATGGGggtgagaagggggaggaaggcgGCTGAGGTTACGTAAAGAAGGCACAGTGCAACCAACCATTGCTCACCAGGCAGAGAACAGAGGTCTTAACCAGCCACCccacaagctctgggttcagcaagAGACTTTGCCTCTGCAGATGAAGCACAGTGCTCTTTATCTCCCACTCTCTTCCTGATGCATCATTCCTAATGGAAGCCTTCCCAAACCAAGTGGTCCCCCACTCTGACCTGGCTAACATGGGAGAGCTACTGTGGGTTGTTGAAAGTGCAGAGGTGTGAACTAGCAGGCAGGACTCAGCAGACTCAGGGTAGcataagaaaaacagaaatcttGGCCGGGAGAACAAAGGGTTTATTGGACTCAGCAGAGGGACATCGAGAGGAACACATGGGAACCCTGCAGGACCCCAGATACTTATGTGTGGATGGTGATGGCATAACACCTTGGAATGCTGCCTCTTCCCTGTGCTGGCCACATGACTCCAGGACCAAGATTAGCAAGCCACAACAAAATGGCATTCCAGGAAGTACAGATCTGAAAACGCTAGAGAGGAATAGGGCACCTACCTACCCAGCAGGGGCTACAAAGGTAAAAAAGGGTGTTCCACACACTACCCCCACCTTGGAGCTTCTATAACTCATAATTCATCACTAGAGGACTCCAGGAAAGAGTGGTTGCACATTAGGATGAAAGGACAAGGGTGGGGACCATCACATCAGGGTCTGCAGGAGGACTGAGCCCAGGCTGAACAGAAGCACCCCTGCCGTGGTCCAGGAGCTGCCTCCAGTGGGAACTGCTGCATTGCAGAGGTCTTCCTGGCAACAGGAAATATTCATCTTGGTGTTAGGATCCAGGATAAACTTCTTTTCAATTTCATCAGGGCAGAAAGGATGGCAAGAACggctctttactttctttctttgagagtcTGCAAGATATCAGGGAGTGACTGACTTCTTATGCAGGAACAATACAGCTTCCCAGACTCTGGGCCACATGCCACCAGGTCTGGTTGGGCCAGCCTTGTCTCTAAGGCATGTtgaagccagacatggtagctcagatttgtaatcccagagcttggcagactgaggcaggaacatTTTTATGAGTTAAATCCCCAAATGGGCTTCATCGGGGCTTCTAAGCTATCCTGGGGCTAGAGTAAGAATCTTTCTCAaataacaaataaaccaaaaatcaaaatggTGGGCTGGTAAGGAGGCTTGGTGGATAAAGCGCTTGTGTGCACAAGCATGAGTTCCCAGTTCCCATCAGTAGAGTGCATCAAAacatggccaggcatggtggcctacTTGTATCACTGTGCTCAGGACACAAAGATGGAGATCCCTGAGGTAAGTTCACAGGCTAGAGCAGCTCAACCTGCAACCCTGGTGTTCATGTGAGACTCTTCCCCAGTAAATAAAACAGTTGTCACAGAAGATACCCGTCAACTTCTGTATCCCATACACTTGTACCTCCCCAGTGCATGACATCCACACATGTGTCCACAGGTGCCCTTACACACAGTGTTCTGGGGAAgcagctcagtcagtgaagtgctggCCACATGGAAGTctaaggacccgagttcaatccccagcaaccatgtACAGAGCCAAACAAGCATGGGAGGACTGGTCATGATCTCTGTGCTGGAGGGGTGGGGAATCAGGAGGTCCTGGGAACTCTCTGctacctctctcctctccactgGTTCCCAGCATACTTGGCAAATCCTAGGTCCCAGtgaaagatcttgtctcaataaacaaggtggttgggactggagacatggctcagcagttaacagcacttgttgctcttatagaAGCCCAGGGTTTGGCCTCCATACCGCACAGGGTGATTTAATTACAACCATAcaaaattccagttccaggagaatcAAGACTAATTTGTATAAAACAAGTAGACATTGCCTGAAGAATGGTACATTAGG encodes the following:
- the Ly6i gene encoding lymphocyte antigen 6I precursor → MDTSHAIKSCVLILLVTLLCAERAQGLECYQCYGVPFETSCPSFTCPYPDGFCVAQEEEFIANSQRKKVKSRSCHPFCPDEIEKKFILDPNTKMNISCCQEDLCNAAVPTGGSSWTTAGVLLFSLGSVLLQTLM